The Zerene cesonia ecotype Mississippi chromosome 29, Zerene_cesonia_1.1, whole genome shotgun sequence genome includes a region encoding these proteins:
- the LOC119837966 gene encoding uncharacterized protein LOC119837966 isoform X2, whose amino-acid sequence MASMKVVCIVIALFGSAVAQPSKHGFWKGTPMDGMVEEMRSGCAEGSDPAACIKYKVMSLLDSIFKKDTFQISEAVEVTKNGAGNDETARSNGDFLDTIENYIQSHDVTFQLPIADTKITVSPRNLDNDELSLNIKFNKEGARAVGEARKAKLKKIIVPILVFVLLKAMTLIPLAIGVLGLKAWNALQLSFFSFVVSVALAIFQLCKKIAADNSHPQIAAHGPWDAAYAATRHRRDAEPQELAQELAYNAYH is encoded by the exons ATGGCTTCCATGAAAGTGGTGTGCATAGTTATAGCCTTATTCGGGAGTGCTGTCGCTCAGCCCTCGAAGCATGGCTTCTGGAAGGGAACGCCAATGGATGGCATGGTTGAGGAAATGAGATCCGGCTGCGCAGAAGGATCTGACCCAGCTGCTTGCATCAAATACAAGGTCATGTCCTTGTTGGATAGCATCTTCAAGAAAGACACTTTCCAG ATCTCTGAAGCCGTCGAAGTGACAAAGAACGGAGCCGGCAATGACGAAACAGCCCGCTCCAACGGCGACTTTCTCGACACCATTGAAAACTACATCCAATCCCACGACGTCACCTTCCAACTGCCCATCGCTGACACCAAGATCACCGTGAGCCCAAGGAACCTCGACAATGACGAACTGAGCCTCAATATTAAGTTCAACAAGGAAGGAGCCCGCGCCGTCGGAGAGGCTCGCAAAGCCAAGCTCAAGAAGATCATCGTTCCCATCCTAGTGTTCGTCCTCCTTAAGGCCATGACCCTCATTCCTCTGGCCATCGGAGTCCTCGGATTGAAAGCCTGGAACGCCCTGCAACTGTCCTTCTTCTCTTTCGTCGTCTCCGTAGCTTTGGCCATCTTCCAACTCTGCAAGAAG ATTGCGGCCGACAACTCCCACCCCCAGATCGCCGCTCACGGCCCGTGGGACGCCGCCTACGCTGCCACTCGCCACAGGAGAGACGCTGAACCTCAAGAGCTCGCCCAGGAACTCGCTTACAACGCCTACCATTAA
- the LOC119837966 gene encoding uncharacterized protein LOC119837966 isoform X1, which produces MASMKVVCIVIALFGSAVAQPSKHGFWKGTPMDGMVEEMRSGCAEGSDPAACIKYKVMSLLDSIFKKDTFQISEAVEVTKNGAGNDETARSNGDFLDTIENYIQSHDVTFQLPIADTKITVSPRNLDNDELSLNIKFNKEGARAVGEARKAKLKKIIVPILVFVLLKAMTLIPLAIGVLGLKAWNALQLSFFSFVVSVALAIFQLCKKFTQIAADNSHPQIAAHGPWDAAYAATRHRRDAEPQELAQELAYNAYH; this is translated from the exons ATGGCTTCCATGAAAGTGGTGTGCATAGTTATAGCCTTATTCGGGAGTGCTGTCGCTCAGCCCTCGAAGCATGGCTTCTGGAAGGGAACGCCAATGGATGGCATGGTTGAGGAAATGAGATCCGGCTGCGCAGAAGGATCTGACCCAGCTGCTTGCATCAAATACAAGGTCATGTCCTTGTTGGATAGCATCTTCAAGAAAGACACTTTCCAG ATCTCTGAAGCCGTCGAAGTGACAAAGAACGGAGCCGGCAATGACGAAACAGCCCGCTCCAACGGCGACTTTCTCGACACCATTGAAAACTACATCCAATCCCACGACGTCACCTTCCAACTGCCCATCGCTGACACCAAGATCACCGTGAGCCCAAGGAACCTCGACAATGACGAACTGAGCCTCAATATTAAGTTCAACAAGGAAGGAGCCCGCGCCGTCGGAGAGGCTCGCAAAGCCAAGCTCAAGAAGATCATCGTTCCCATCCTAGTGTTCGTCCTCCTTAAGGCCATGACCCTCATTCCTCTGGCCATCGGAGTCCTCGGATTGAAAGCCTGGAACGCCCTGCAACTGTCCTTCTTCTCTTTCGTCGTCTCCGTAGCTTTGGCCATCTTCCAACTCTGCAAGAAG TTTACCCAGATTGCGGCCGACAACTCCCACCCCCAGATCGCCGCTCACGGCCCGTGGGACGCCGCCTACGCTGCCACTCGCCACAGGAGAGACGCTGAACCTCAAGAGCTCGCCCAGGAACTCGCTTACAACGCCTACCATTAA